Proteins from a single region of Hordeum vulgare subsp. vulgare chromosome 6H, MorexV3_pseudomolecules_assembly, whole genome shotgun sequence:
- the LOC123402265 gene encoding receptor-like protein EIX1 — MAKTIMYTLQLSCIQIAIALLLFTQAKGTTEDTSALHPNDAPASCVAGERSALLSFRAGLSDPCNLLSSWKGDDCCRWKGVYCSNRTGHVVKLDLQGSDDYRQALAGNISSSLLGLQHLRYLDLSDNGFYKIQIPEFMGSLHQLRYLDLSSSLFIGRIPPQLGNLSNLQYLNLESYSDTYSTDISWLSRLTSLEHLDMSQVNLSTIVHWLPVVNMLPTLKFLGLSACQLRTCPDSLQLSNLTSLETLDLSDNQFHKRSRPNWFWDLTSLKYLYIWENGFYGPFPDEIGNMTAIVELDFIYNNLVGMLPPSMKNLCNLEKLASAGNNMNGSITELFHRLPNCSWNKLQDLFLAESNLTGSLPSIPVQRLSNLSRLYLANNSLTGHVPVWIGELKQLTTLALNSNNLDGVIHEGHLSRLEMLEKLVLSDNSIAIRVSPKWVPPFSLKQIHLRSCQLGPKFPTWLRWQTHVWSLDISNTSINDMIPDWFWISASSVEYLNVQNNQITGVLPSTMEFMRGKGMDFSSNQLGGPIPKLPINITGLDLSQNNLVGPLPLDFGAPRLETLLLYNNMISGVIPSSLCKLQSLQLLDLSRNNLNGSITDCLVNESSTSMTGLSITNLSLRNNNLSGAFPLLLQKCTRLMFLDLSNNQFYGTLPAWIGEKLLSLSFLRLRSNMFHGHIPVELTKLVNLQYLDLAYNNISGSIPRSIGNCTGMTQTRGNSDNLQYAFNYISGVNDNVLVVYSENFTVLTKEIPEEISALVALKSLNLSWNKFNGKIPENIGALMQVESLDLSHNDLSGEIPSSLSTLTSLSRLNLSYNNLRGKIPTGNQLQTLEDPASIYIGNPGLCGSPLSWNCSHPEQVPTTRERKGDAMSDMVSFSLATGSGYVMGLWVVFCTFLFKRRWRAAWYSLCDNLYDHVYVQVAVTWASFRDKEGETGDRS; from the exons ATGGCAAAAACAATCATGTACACGCTCCAGCTCTCCTGCATCCAAATAGCCATAGCCTTGCTCTTGTTCACTCAAGCCAAGGGCACCACAGAGGATACATCTGCCCTGCATCCAAACGATGCGCCCGCCAGCTGTGTTGCCGGTGAGAGGTCTGCCCTTCTTTCCTTCAGGGCAGGCTTATCAGACCCTTGTAACCTCCTTTCGTCATGGAAGGGCGATGACTGCTGCCGATGGAAGGGCGTCTACTGCAGCAACAGAACCGGTCATGTTGTCAAGCTCGATCTCCAAGGCTCTGATGATTACAGGCAGGCGCTAGCAGGCAACATAAGCTCCTCCTTGCTTGGTTTACAACATCTACGCTATCTCGATCTCAGCGACAACGGGTTTTACAAGATACAAATACCGGAGTTTATGGGTTCTCTCCATCAGCTGAGATATCTCGACCTATCAAGCTCACTGTTCATTGGAAGGATACCACCGCAGCTGGGTAATCTCTCCAACTTACAGTACCTAAATCTTGAGTCCTACTCAGACACATATTCCACTGATATCAGCTGGTTGTCACGGTTAACTTCCCTTGAACACCTAGATATGTCTCAGGTGAACCTCAGTACAATTGTTCACTGGCTTCCGGTTGTGAACATGCTTccaactctgaaatttcttggtcTTTCCGCTTGCCAACTTAGAACTTGCCCTGATTCTCTTCAGCTCTCAAATCTGACATCTCTTGAAACACTCGACCTTTCAGATAACCAGTTCCATAAGCGTAGCAGGCCCAACTGGTTCTGGGATTTAACTAGCCTCAAGTACCTATATATCTGGGAAAATGGTTTCTATGGCCCGTTTCCAGACGAGATAGGTAATATGACCGCCATTGTGGAGCTTGATTTCATATATAATAACCTTGTGGGCATGTTACCTCCCAGTATGAAGAACCTATGTAATTTGGAGAAATTGGCTTCCGCCGGGAACAATATGAACGGAAGTATAACAGAATTATTCCATCGATTACCCAATTGTTCATGGAATAAACTACAAGACTTGTTTCTAGCGGAGAGTAATCTGACTGGAAGCCTGCCATCTATACCGGTACAAAGATTAAGCAACCTGAGCCGACTGTATCTCGCTAATAACAGCCTCACTGGTCATGTCCCGGTGTGGATAGGAGAGCTCAAACAGCTAACGACGTTGGCCCTTAACTCTAATAACCTGGATGGCGTCATCCATGAAGGCCATTTATCACGTCTAGAGATGTTAGAGAAATTGGTATTGTCAGACAACTCCATAGCCATCAGAGTGAGTCCAAAATGGGTTCCTCCTTTCAGTCTGAAACAGATTCACCTTCGTTCCTGTCAGCTAGGGCCTAAATTCCCAACGTGGCTTAGATGGCAAACACACGTATGGAGTCTTGATATATCAAACACAAGCATAAATGACATGATACCGGATTGGTTTTGGATATCAGCTTCCTCGGTAGAGTATCTGAATGTCCAAAATAATCAGATCACAGGAGTCCTACCATCAACAATGGAATTTATGAGGGGAAAAGGAATGGATTTCAGTTCTAACCAGCTTGGTGGTCCAATACCTAAGCTTCCCATCAATATAACCGGCCTGGATCTCAGTCAGAACAACTTAGTTGGCCCACTACCATTAGACTTTGGAGCACCAAGACTTGAAACACTTCTTCTATACAATAATATGATCTCTGGCGTCATTCCATCTTCTTTGTGCAAGTTGCAATCATTGCAGCTGCTAGATCTATCAAGAAATAATCTCAATGGGTCAATTACTGATTGCCTAGTCAACGAGTCCAGCACAAGCATGACAGGTCTTAGTATCACTAATCTAAGCTTAAGAAACAACAACCTCTCGGGCGCATTTCCTTTGCTGCTGCAGAAATGTACACGACTCATGTTTCTTGATCTCAGCAATAATCAGTTCTATGGGACTTTACCAGCATGGATTGGGGAGAAGCTACTGTCTTTGTCATTCTTACGACTGAGATCCAATATGTTTCATGGTCACATTCCAGTCGAGCTTACGAAGCTTGTTAATCTCCAATATTTGGACCTGGCATACAACAATATATCAGGGAGCATACCGAGATCTATTGGTAATTGCACAGGCATGACACAAACAAGAGGTAACTCTGATAATCTTCAGTATGCCTTCAATTATATATCTGGGGTTAATGACAATGTACTAGTTGTCTACAGTGAGAATTTCACAGTGCTCACAAAAG AGATTCCCGAAGAAATCAGCGCTCTTGTAGCATTGAAGAGCCTAAACTTATCATGGAACAAATTCAATGGAAAAATCCCTGAGAATATCGGCGCCTTAATGCAGGTGGAGTCACTTGACCTATCGCACAATGATTTGTCCGGTGAAATCCCTTCAAGCTTATCGACTCTCACATCACTGAGTCGCTTGAACCTGTCCTACAACAATCTGAGAGGAAAGATACCGACAGGAAATCAACTGCAAACACTTGAGGACCCTGCATCTATTTATATCGGCAACCCGGGCCTTTGCGGTTCTCCTCTCTCATGGAATTGTTCACATCCCGAGCAAGTTCCAAC